A genomic region of uncultured Paludibaculum sp. contains the following coding sequences:
- the lptB gene encoding LPS export ABC transporter ATP-binding protein, with amino-acid sequence MGNNGNGDPRRTLRTEEISKTYRGRRVVDNVSVSVEMGEVVGLLGPNGAGKTTSFYMIVGLVSPDSGRIYLENQEITPLAMYERARVGISYLPQEASVFRKLSVEENLLAILETLPMSGRERRERLELLMEQMGLEQVRKNKGYMLSGGERRRVEIARSLAINPQFLLLDEPFSGIDPIQVLELQRIISDLKKKGIGILITDHNVRETLAVTDRAYIINNGRIFRAGTPAALAMDPDVRRIYLGEGFELGS; translated from the coding sequence GTGGGCAATAACGGAAACGGCGACCCGCGCCGCACCCTTCGCACGGAAGAGATCTCGAAAACCTATCGTGGCCGCCGCGTGGTGGATAACGTTTCAGTCTCCGTCGAGATGGGCGAAGTCGTAGGCTTGCTGGGCCCCAATGGCGCGGGCAAAACGACATCGTTCTACATGATCGTCGGGTTGGTCAGCCCCGACTCCGGCCGTATCTATCTGGAAAATCAGGAGATCACCCCCCTCGCTATGTACGAGCGGGCGCGTGTTGGCATCAGTTACCTGCCGCAGGAAGCCTCCGTCTTCCGCAAACTCTCGGTGGAAGAGAACCTCCTGGCGATCCTGGAGACCCTCCCCATGTCTGGCCGCGAGCGCCGCGAGCGCCTGGAACTGCTGATGGAGCAGATGGGCCTCGAACAGGTTCGCAAGAACAAAGGCTACATGCTCTCCGGTGGCGAGCGCCGCCGTGTCGAAATCGCCCGTTCTCTCGCCATCAACCCACAGTTCCTCCTCCTCGACGAACCGTTCTCCGGCATCGATCCCATCCAGGTGCTCGAACTGCAGCGCATCATCTCCGACTTGAAGAAGAAGGGCATCGGCATCCTCATTACTGACCATAACGTACGGGAAACGTTGGCCGTAACGGACCGCGCCTACATCATCAACAACGGCCGCATCTTCCGCGCCGGCACCCCGGCCGCCCTGGCTATGGATCCCGACGTCCGCCGCATCTATCTCGGTGAGGGCTTCGAACTGGGTTCGTAA
- a CDS encoding HPF/RaiA family ribosome-associated protein, giving the protein MKITFTGKQDKLNPSQERKLAMAFSRLSKLLERRGEKEAQVILGVQRHLQHAEVRVNFYDHTLVGAGSASDQFTATMDAVDKVEKQALKNREKWRDTKRDGTKRSPAEIAEPLLAEPAAKAAKAAKTKPAKSKPAKVVKANAKSNGKPMTVEEAMIAMEADQDYVVYRDSETDKVSVLIRRRDGKVDLVEA; this is encoded by the coding sequence ATGAAAATCACTTTTACTGGTAAACAGGATAAGCTGAATCCATCGCAGGAGCGCAAGCTTGCCATGGCGTTTTCGCGGCTCTCCAAGCTATTGGAACGCCGCGGCGAAAAGGAGGCCCAAGTCATCCTGGGCGTCCAACGCCACCTGCAGCATGCGGAGGTACGTGTCAACTTTTATGACCATACGCTGGTCGGCGCCGGCTCGGCGTCCGATCAGTTCACGGCCACCATGGACGCCGTCGACAAGGTCGAAAAGCAGGCCCTGAAGAACCGCGAGAAGTGGCGGGACACCAAACGCGATGGCACCAAACGCTCGCCGGCCGAGATCGCCGAGCCACTGCTTGCCGAGCCGGCCGCTAAGGCGGCCAAGGCGGCCAAGACCAAGCCGGCAAAGTCGAAACCCGCCAAGGTCGTCAAGGCCAACGCCAAGTCGAATGGCAAACCCATGACGGTGGAAGAGGCGATGATCGCCATGGAAGCGGATCAGGATTACGTCGTCTATCGCGACTCGGAAACCGACAAGGTGAGCGTCCTCATCCGTCGCCGTGACGGGAAAGTCGACCTGGTGGAGGCCTAA
- the rpoN gene encoding RNA polymerase factor sigma-54, with the protein MSLLSPRLQLAVKQKQILTPGLVQMVTVLQLNRLELREMIAQEIAENPVLEDTGEIGEELTPAEVQSLLELERDPAPSDAAVLQVTKDAAAATYEGDSDGFDAPENAEPAAQAASDYDTQVSTDAAQAVDPFEQIDFGNYFDEWMDPGFRSPASEDSDKPSFETFLSSPVTLTEHLRQQLALLVMDPEVRDAADAIIGNLDDTGYLCISLDEIAETEGYTMDSLEAALEEVQCLEPAGIAARSLQECLLLQLESRHGRDGVAWQIVKDHLKLVESKSVKELTRLLGRPMEHIQVALEVIRHLDPKPGIRYSGPGARQVEPDVYIFKDGDDYVIQISDEDLPQLRLNGGYRRLLDREQEPDKDTRNYIKERFQSALQLIRNIEQRKQTIVKVCQSIVRRQTEFLEDGIDELRPMMIKDVAEEIGVHPSTVSRAVAGKYAHTPQGVFELRFFFSEAVQGPSGGGIPLQTLKRMVKKMIEEEDSAKPLTDDQIAAKLQAQGIQVTRRTVAKYREDMKIPSTHHRRVRD; encoded by the coding sequence ATGAGCCTGCTCTCTCCGAGACTTCAGCTCGCGGTCAAGCAGAAACAGATCCTCACTCCTGGGCTGGTCCAGATGGTGACGGTTCTCCAGTTGAATCGACTGGAACTGCGGGAAATGATCGCCCAGGAAATCGCCGAAAACCCCGTATTGGAAGATACAGGGGAGATCGGTGAGGAACTGACGCCTGCCGAAGTGCAGTCCCTCCTGGAACTGGAACGCGACCCGGCGCCGTCCGACGCCGCCGTCCTCCAGGTCACCAAGGACGCCGCCGCCGCGACCTACGAAGGAGACTCCGACGGCTTCGATGCTCCGGAAAACGCCGAGCCAGCCGCCCAAGCCGCCTCCGACTACGACACCCAGGTCTCCACCGACGCAGCCCAGGCCGTTGACCCCTTCGAACAGATCGACTTCGGCAACTACTTCGACGAGTGGATGGACCCGGGCTTCCGCTCCCCGGCATCTGAAGACTCCGACAAGCCCTCGTTCGAGACCTTCCTCTCCTCGCCGGTCACTCTGACTGAGCATCTCCGCCAGCAACTCGCTCTCCTGGTCATGGATCCCGAAGTCCGGGATGCCGCCGACGCCATCATCGGGAATCTTGACGACACCGGTTACCTTTGCATCTCGCTGGACGAGATCGCCGAAACCGAAGGCTACACCATGGATAGCCTTGAGGCTGCCCTCGAAGAGGTGCAGTGCCTCGAACCGGCGGGCATCGCCGCCCGATCCCTACAGGAGTGCCTCCTGCTTCAGTTGGAAAGCCGCCACGGCCGCGATGGCGTTGCCTGGCAGATCGTCAAGGACCATCTGAAGCTGGTCGAATCCAAGAGCGTCAAGGAGCTGACCCGCCTGCTTGGCCGGCCCATGGAACACATCCAGGTCGCACTGGAAGTGATCCGCCACCTCGATCCCAAGCCCGGCATCCGCTACTCCGGGCCCGGCGCCCGCCAGGTCGAACCGGACGTCTACATCTTCAAGGATGGCGACGACTACGTCATTCAGATCAGCGATGAGGATCTGCCGCAGCTCCGCTTGAACGGCGGGTATCGCCGCCTGCTCGACCGTGAGCAGGAGCCCGACAAGGATACCCGTAACTACATCAAGGAGCGCTTCCAGTCGGCCCTCCAGTTGATCCGCAACATCGAACAGCGAAAACAGACCATCGTGAAGGTCTGCCAGAGCATCGTCCGCCGCCAGACCGAGTTTCTCGAGGACGGCATTGATGAACTGCGGCCCATGATGATCAAGGACGTCGCCGAAGAGATCGGCGTCCACCCCTCCACGGTCAGCCGGGCGGTTGCCGGCAAGTACGCCCATACCCCGCAAGGGGTATTCGAACTGCGCTTCTTCTTCTCGGAAGCGGTGCAGGGTCCGTCGGGCGGCGGCATCCCGCTACAAACGTTGAAGCGCATGGTGAAGAAGATGATTGAGGAAGAAGACTCCGCGAAACCTCTCACCGACGATCAGATTGCCGCCAAGCTCCAGGCTCAAGGCATTCAGGTCACGCGCCGCACGGTGGCGAAGTACCGTGAGGATATGAAGATTCCCTCCACCCACCATCGCCGGGTACGCGACTGA
- the lptC gene encoding LPS export ABC transporter periplasmic protein LptC, with the protein MLRRARWLILLAITSIIGIVSFIFVAQRKVNRHNRPKTSAPLPANTSFASPTWEWEKTSGDKTRLKVRSKQMQQIKDPPAILFEDLEMEIHDKNGLKYDLVKSKHASLDQKGGVMYSDGEVEITTNLGIDGAPSGRLLKIKTSGVTLDVKSSKVSTERPTTFEFDQGNGQCVGATYDPANRVLLMHSEVKLDWRGKDDKKPPMHLESGTLTYNEVSTEIYLTPFAKLQRGGFQLDAKDTVVFLKQGLLDHAEAKSAQGHDQMPARLVEYEADVLNMFFTPKAEIERLEAVDHAKLVSTTAAGKTNVTANRFDMDFDTPQPGAKDDGSTLKHVLARGNSRVESQAAPKPGTVPQGARILTSEAIELHMRPGGKEIDRVATLAPGQVEFLPGKKGDRHRTMTGERLFIDYGQDNNIEKVRSVNVATRTEADPRPNDKEKKPVITLTRSQDLQAFFDPKTGQMVKLEQWNNFEYEEGTRRATADKATMDSQKELVTLAGHGRMWDETGSTSADEILLDQKSGDMTATSNVSSTRLPDKKDTGEGMLSSKEPLQARAAKMTTKEKNQKIHYTGNAVMWQASSRLQANDIYIDKTAKTLEAAGNVVSELPDQKDQAAAAKSKKANRFTIVKAPSMVYSDKTKLATYTGGVTLDRPDMNVKSSQLQAWFENEPTKEGGEETKLDHMFADGKVEIVQRGPGRTRTGNSEHAEYYLDEDKIILNGGAPVVVDSKKGTTRGNEIIWYSRQDKLTVDNTGAGQAVSRVNRAGKKK; encoded by the coding sequence ATGCTCAGGCGAGCCCGCTGGCTGATCCTGCTCGCCATAACCTCCATCATCGGTATCGTCTCTTTCATCTTCGTCGCCCAGCGCAAGGTCAACCGTCACAACCGCCCCAAAACCTCCGCACCGCTCCCCGCCAATACCTCCTTTGCCTCTCCCACCTGGGAATGGGAAAAGACCTCCGGCGACAAAACCCGCCTCAAGGTCCGCTCCAAACAGATGCAGCAGATCAAGGATCCCCCCGCCATCCTCTTCGAGGATCTCGAGATGGAGATCCACGACAAGAATGGCCTCAAGTACGACTTGGTCAAGAGCAAACACGCTTCCCTCGACCAGAAGGGCGGCGTCATGTACTCCGACGGCGAGGTGGAAATCACCACCAACCTCGGCATCGACGGCGCGCCCTCCGGCCGGCTCCTCAAGATCAAGACCTCGGGCGTCACCCTCGATGTGAAGTCCTCCAAAGTCAGCACCGAGCGCCCCACCACCTTCGAGTTCGACCAGGGCAACGGCCAGTGCGTCGGCGCCACCTACGACCCCGCCAACCGCGTCCTCCTGATGCATTCGGAGGTCAAACTGGACTGGCGCGGCAAGGACGACAAGAAACCGCCCATGCATCTTGAGTCCGGCACCCTCACCTACAATGAGGTGTCCACCGAGATCTACCTCACCCCATTTGCCAAGCTGCAGCGCGGCGGATTTCAGCTCGACGCCAAAGACACCGTCGTCTTCCTCAAGCAAGGCCTCCTCGACCACGCCGAAGCCAAGTCCGCCCAGGGCCACGACCAGATGCCCGCCCGGCTGGTGGAGTACGAGGCGGACGTCCTGAACATGTTCTTCACCCCAAAGGCGGAGATCGAGAGACTCGAAGCCGTCGACCACGCAAAACTCGTCTCCACCACGGCCGCCGGCAAGACCAACGTCACCGCCAACCGTTTCGACATGGACTTCGACACGCCCCAACCCGGCGCCAAGGACGACGGCAGCACGCTAAAGCACGTGCTGGCCCGTGGGAACTCCCGTGTCGAGTCACAAGCCGCGCCGAAGCCCGGAACAGTCCCGCAGGGTGCCCGCATCCTCACCAGCGAAGCCATCGAACTGCACATGCGGCCCGGCGGCAAGGAAATCGATCGCGTCGCCACGCTCGCCCCGGGCCAGGTGGAGTTCCTACCCGGCAAGAAGGGTGACCGCCATCGCACCATGACCGGAGAGCGCCTCTTCATCGACTACGGCCAGGACAACAACATCGAAAAAGTGCGCTCAGTGAACGTCGCCACCCGCACCGAGGCCGACCCGCGCCCGAACGACAAAGAGAAGAAGCCGGTCATCACCCTCACCCGCAGCCAGGACCTGCAGGCGTTCTTCGATCCGAAAACGGGCCAGATGGTCAAACTCGAACAGTGGAACAACTTCGAGTACGAAGAGGGCACCCGTCGGGCCACAGCCGACAAGGCAACCATGGATTCGCAGAAAGAGCTCGTCACCCTGGCCGGTCACGGCCGCATGTGGGACGAAACCGGATCCACCTCCGCCGACGAGATCCTGCTCGACCAGAAGTCCGGCGACATGACCGCCACCAGCAACGTCTCGTCCACTCGCCTGCCGGACAAGAAGGATACCGGCGAGGGCATGCTTTCCTCCAAGGAACCGTTGCAGGCTCGCGCCGCCAAAATGACTACGAAGGAGAAAAATCAGAAGATCCACTACACCGGCAACGCCGTGATGTGGCAGGCCAGCAGCCGCCTGCAGGCCAACGATATCTACATCGACAAGACCGCCAAGACCCTGGAGGCGGCCGGCAACGTGGTCAGCGAACTACCCGACCAGAAGGACCAGGCTGCGGCTGCGAAGAGCAAGAAGGCCAACCGCTTCACCATCGTCAAGGCGCCCTCGATGGTCTACTCCGACAAGACCAAACTGGCTACCTATACCGGCGGCGTGACGCTCGATCGCCCGGATATGAACGTGAAGTCCAGCCAGTTGCAGGCCTGGTTCGAAAACGAACCCACCAAGGAGGGCGGCGAGGAGACCAAACTCGATCACATGTTCGCCGACGGCAAGGTCGAGATCGTTCAGCGCGGCCCAGGCCGCACCCGTACCGGCAACAGTGAGCACGCCGAGTACTACCTCGACGAGGACAAAATCATCCTCAATGGCGGAGCTCCGGTTGTCGTTGATTCCAAGAAGGGCACCACCCGCGGCAACGAGATCATCTGGTACTCCCGTCAGGACAAACTCACCGTCGACAACACCGGAGCCGGACAGGCGGTCAGCCGCGTCAACCGGGCCGGAAAGAAGAAATGA